In Deinococcus sp. HSC-46F16, the following are encoded in one genomic region:
- a CDS encoding methylenetetrahydrofolate reductase produces MTPSPTRISIELVPRSRSGLRAELEAVAQHLRGVDTVNVVDLARYSTRSWQGCALARPRYRAIPHIRAVDLDPDGPLAMADTLAEQGIDEVLIVTGDAPADMSARVYDMDAVRAIRRFRRELPHVRVYAGLDPYRQSLARERDYLERKLEAGACGFFTQPFFDLRLMAAYADLIPGDAEVWWGATSVLTTSSLGYWRARNHAVFPRTFEPTLEWNRAFAADLLAFARERGQHAYFMPVKADARAYLEGIV; encoded by the coding sequence ATGACCCCCTCCCCCACCCGCATCTCCATCGAACTCGTGCCGCGCTCGCGCAGCGGCCTGCGGGCCGAGCTGGAGGCGGTCGCGCAGCATCTCCGGGGCGTGGACACCGTCAACGTGGTGGACCTGGCCCGCTACTCGACCCGTTCCTGGCAGGGATGCGCCCTGGCCCGGCCCCGTTACCGGGCCATTCCGCATATCCGCGCCGTGGACCTCGACCCGGACGGCCCGCTGGCGATGGCGGACACTCTCGCCGAACAAGGCATCGACGAGGTGCTGATCGTCACCGGGGACGCTCCCGCCGACATGAGTGCCCGCGTGTATGACATGGACGCGGTGCGGGCGATTCGGCGCTTTCGGCGCGAACTGCCGCACGTGCGGGTCTACGCGGGCCTGGACCCCTACCGCCAGAGCCTCGCCCGCGAGCGCGACTACCTGGAGCGCAAGCTGGAGGCGGGCGCCTGTGGCTTTTTCACCCAGCCCTTTTTCGACCTGCGCCTGATGGCGGCCTACGCCGACCTGATCCCTGGGGACGCCGAGGTCTGGTGGGGCGCGACCAGCGTGTTGACCACGTCCTCGCTCGGCTACTGGCGGGCACGCAACCACGCCGTCTTTCCCCGCACCTTCGAGCCGACGCTGGAGTGGAACCGCGCCTTTGCCGCCGACCTGCTCGCCTTCGCACGGGAGCGGGGCCAGCACGCCTATTTCATGCCGGTCAAGGCGGACGCGCGGGCGTATCTGGAAGGGATCGTGTAG
- a CDS encoding ABC transporter ATP-binding protein, protein MTHQGEVLLAVNGLKTYFNTDDGVVKSVDGVTFHIKKGETLAVVGESGSGKSVTSLSIMRLIPMPPGQIVDGEILFTGKDGVQKDIVHLPEAEMRRIRGNDISMIFQEPMTSLNPVYTIGDQIGEAVMLHQGKTKREALAVATEMLRLVGIPAPEKRVNEYPHQMSGGMRQRVMIAMALSCNPALLIADEPTTALDVTIQAQILDLMRKLQQEIGMSILFITHNLGVVAEMADRVVVMYGGRVVEEGDVVEIFKAPRHPYTMGLLNSIPRAGDAAHVPGQPKQRLEAIPGNVPNPLNLPPGCPFEPRCKFAVEACSEAVPPLFDTGGGHVARCIRWQEFEQAQHEVNA, encoded by the coding sequence ATGACCCATCAGGGTGAGGTTCTGCTGGCCGTCAATGGCCTCAAGACGTACTTCAACACCGATGACGGTGTGGTGAAGAGTGTGGATGGGGTGACTTTCCACATCAAAAAGGGCGAGACGCTCGCGGTGGTGGGGGAGTCCGGCTCGGGCAAGAGCGTGACCAGCCTCTCGATCATGCGCCTGATTCCGATGCCGCCCGGCCAGATCGTGGACGGCGAGATTCTGTTCACCGGCAAAGACGGCGTGCAAAAGGACATCGTGCACCTGCCGGAAGCCGAGATGCGCCGGATTCGCGGCAACGACATCTCGATGATCTTTCAGGAGCCGATGACCAGCCTCAACCCGGTGTACACCATCGGGGATCAGATCGGCGAGGCGGTCATGCTGCACCAGGGCAAGACCAAGCGCGAGGCCTTGGCGGTGGCAACCGAGATGCTCCGGCTGGTGGGCATCCCCGCCCCCGAGAAGCGCGTGAACGAGTACCCCCACCAGATGTCGGGCGGGATGCGTCAGCGCGTGATGATCGCGATGGCGCTGTCGTGCAACCCGGCCCTGCTGATCGCGGACGAGCCCACCACCGCGCTCGACGTGACCATTCAGGCGCAGATTCTGGACCTGATGCGCAAGCTCCAGCAGGAAATCGGCATGAGCATCCTGTTTATCACCCACAACCTCGGGGTGGTCGCCGAGATGGCCGACCGCGTCGTGGTGATGTACGGCGGGCGCGTGGTGGAAGAGGGCGACGTGGTCGAAATTTTCAAGGCGCCGCGTCACCCCTACACCATGGGGCTGCTGAACTCGATTCCGCGTGCCGGGGACGCCGCGCATGTGCCCGGCCAGCCCAAGCAGCGCCTGGAGGCGATTCCGGGCAACGTGCCCAATCCCCTCAACCTGCCCCCCGGCTGCCCCTTCGAGCCGCGCTGCAAGTTCGCAGTGGAGGCGTGCAGCGAGGCGGTGCCCCCGCTGTTCGATACGGGCGGCGGCCACGTGGCCCGCTGCATCCGCTGGCAGGAGTTCGAGCAGGCCCAGCATGAGGTGAACGCATGA
- a CDS encoding ABC transporter permease, with the protein MTTTSPTTKAPRTKGQSQLSVAWAQFRKNRLAQVGGTFLILLYLMAIFAPFLAPDGLSSYSTTNITRFHPPTPVHFRDPETGAFTRPFVYQYAQQLNLETFVNEYQPTDTRCPIYFGVRGDEYRLLGLIPGNIHLFGTGQENPDCNVYLMGGEGLGRDLFTRIMYASQISLTIGVGAVLISTIIGLLMGAMAAFFGGVVDTIIMRLVEVLASIPTLFLLILLRSVFPQDINPIFALYMILGLVAFIGWGGLARVTRGQLLSVRELDFVSAAQALGAGNGRIMWRHMLPTMTTYVIVSLSLGIPGAILTESGLSFLGIGAVEPYVSWGSLLTQAQEGGFSSFTQRPWTLIPGFFIVFTVMAFQLLGDGLRDAFDPRKRS; encoded by the coding sequence ATGACCACGACTTCTCCTACCACCAAGGCTCCCCGCACCAAGGGCCAATCCCAGCTCTCGGTCGCCTGGGCACAGTTCCGCAAAAACCGCCTCGCCCAGGTCGGCGGGACGTTCCTGATCCTGCTGTACCTGATGGCGATCTTCGCACCCTTCCTTGCACCAGATGGGCTGTCGAGCTACTCGACCACCAACATCACCCGTTTCCACCCGCCCACGCCGGTCCACTTCCGCGATCCGGAAACGGGAGCCTTTACCCGGCCCTTCGTATACCAGTACGCGCAGCAGCTCAACCTCGAAACCTTCGTTAACGAGTACCAGCCCACCGACACGCGTTGCCCGATCTACTTCGGCGTACGCGGCGACGAGTACCGTCTGCTGGGGCTGATTCCGGGCAACATCCACCTGTTCGGCACCGGGCAGGAGAATCCGGACTGCAACGTGTACCTGATGGGTGGCGAGGGGTTGGGCCGTGATCTCTTTACCCGCATTATGTATGCCTCGCAGATCTCGCTGACCATCGGTGTGGGGGCGGTCCTGATCTCCACGATCATCGGCCTGCTGATGGGCGCGATGGCCGCTTTCTTCGGGGGTGTGGTTGATACCATCATCATGCGTCTGGTCGAGGTGCTGGCCAGCATCCCGACCCTTTTCCTGCTGATTTTGCTGCGTTCGGTGTTTCCCCAGGACATCAACCCGATCTTCGCGCTGTACATGATTCTGGGCCTGGTGGCATTTATCGGCTGGGGCGGCCTGGCCCGTGTGACCCGTGGACAACTGCTCAGCGTGCGGGAACTGGACTTCGTGTCGGCGGCGCAGGCGCTCGGCGCGGGCAACGGCCGCATCATGTGGCGGCACATGCTGCCCACCATGACTACTTATGTGATCGTGAGTCTGAGTCTGGGGATTCCGGGCGCGATCCTGACTGAATCGGGCCTGAGCTTCCTGGGCATCGGGGCGGTCGAGCCGTACGTGTCGTGGGGCAGTCTGCTGACCCAGGCGCAGGAAGGCGGCTTTTCCAGCTTCACCCAGCGGCCTTGGACGCTGATTCCCGGCTTCTTCATCGTGTTCACGGTGATGGCCTTCCAGCTTCTGGGCGACGGCCTGCGCGACGCCTTCGACCCGCGCAAGCGGTCATGA
- a CDS encoding ABC transporter permease, whose protein sequence is MIPFLLRRLVQSIPTLLLASVLIFFVIQLAPGDFLTPARLNPNISPEQLEILSRNFGLDRPVWEQYFRWMGNMFQGDFGLSFQYQQPVLDVVWPRIKNSLWLVLLSTLLFYAIAIPIGVYGAVRQNSLGDKSINVVLYFLLGFPSFFLALIVIYFILLARDATGLDIPIGGMTSNSYEQLSTLGRVWDVAKHLIIPAVVLAVSDAAGLTRVIRGQMLEVMRSDYVRTARAKGVGERSVIWKHTFRNGILPIVANIGGLLPAAISGAGFMEVVFAYPGVTPMLLTAINTQDLYLIAGFTVITTILLVIGNAISDLLLAVVDPRVKVA, encoded by the coding sequence ATGATTCCATTTCTCCTGCGGCGGCTGGTTCAGTCCATCCCGACGCTCCTTCTCGCCAGCGTGCTGATCTTTTTCGTGATTCAGCTTGCTCCCGGCGACTTCCTGACCCCGGCCCGCCTCAACCCCAACATCAGTCCCGAGCAGCTTGAGATTCTCTCGCGCAACTTCGGCCTTGACCGTCCTGTGTGGGAGCAGTACTTCCGCTGGATGGGCAACATGTTCCAGGGCGACTTTGGGCTGTCGTTCCAGTATCAGCAGCCGGTATTGGATGTGGTCTGGCCGCGCATCAAGAACTCGCTGTGGCTGGTACTGCTCAGCACCTTGCTCTTCTACGCGATTGCCATCCCCATCGGGGTGTATGGTGCGGTGCGCCAGAACTCGCTCGGCGACAAGTCCATCAACGTGGTGCTGTATTTCTTGCTGGGTTTCCCGAGCTTTTTCCTCGCCCTGATCGTCATCTACTTCATCTTGCTGGCGCGGGACGCAACTGGGCTAGATATTCCTATCGGTGGGATGACGAGCAACAGCTATGAGCAACTCTCCACGCTTGGCCGGGTCTGGGATGTCGCCAAGCACCTGATTATTCCGGCGGTGGTGCTGGCCGTGTCGGATGCGGCGGGGCTGACGCGTGTGATTCGGGGGCAGATGCTGGAAGTCATGCGCTCGGACTACGTGCGGACGGCGCGGGCCAAGGGCGTGGGCGAGCGCAGCGTGATCTGGAAACATACTTTCCGTAACGGCATCCTGCCCATCGTGGCGAACATCGGTGGATTGCTCCCAGCAGCGATTAGCGGAGCCGGATTCATGGAGGTGGTGTTCGCCTATCCCGGCGTCACGCCCATGCTACTGACCGCCATCAACACCCAGGACCTGTACCTGATTGCCGGATTCACGGTTATTACGACCATCCTGCTGGTGATCGGGAACGCGATCAGCGACCTGCTCCTCGCCGTGGTTGATCCGCGCGTGAAGGTAGCCTGA
- a CDS encoding ABC transporter ATP-binding protein codes for MVAAPQTAETLLEVNNLQKYFPIRGGLLSRVVGNVKAVNDVSFKLGRGEVVGLVGESGSGKTTAGRAILRLIEPTGGQVIFNGTDITKLSKGQMRDYRREMQIIFQDPFASLNPRMTVADIIGEAMQIHNLHPGRDRIDRIADLLAKVGLRPEHMRRYPHEFSGGQRQRIGIARALAVNPSFIVADEPVSALDVSIQAQVVNLLQDLQEELGLTVLFIAHDLAVVEYICDRIIVMYLGRVMEIAPSRELNNNPKHPYTEALLSAAPVPDPTVKRQRIILEGDIPSPINPPSGCVFRTRCRYAIDDCAKIVPELREVGPGHFKACIRDDIL; via the coding sequence ATGGTCGCGGCGCCCCAGACCGCCGAGACGCTGCTGGAGGTCAACAACCTCCAGAAGTACTTCCCCATTCGCGGCGGCCTGCTCTCGCGCGTGGTGGGCAACGTCAAGGCCGTCAACGACGTGTCCTTCAAGCTGGGGCGCGGCGAGGTGGTCGGGCTGGTGGGCGAGTCGGGGTCGGGCAAGACGACCGCCGGACGCGCCATTCTGCGCCTGATTGAGCCAACGGGTGGGCAGGTCATCTTCAACGGGACCGACATCACCAAGCTCTCCAAGGGCCAGATGCGCGACTACCGCCGGGAAATGCAGATCATCTTCCAGGACCCCTTCGCATCGCTCAACCCACGCATGACGGTGGCCGACATCATCGGCGAGGCGATGCAGATTCACAACCTGCACCCCGGCCGCGACCGCATCGACCGCATCGCGGACCTGCTCGCCAAGGTGGGGCTGCGCCCCGAGCACATGCGCCGCTACCCCCACGAGTTCTCGGGCGGGCAGCGCCAGCGCATCGGCATTGCCCGTGCCCTCGCGGTGAACCCAAGTTTCATCGTGGCGGACGAGCCGGTGTCGGCGCTCGACGTATCCATTCAGGCGCAGGTCGTGAACCTCCTGCAAGACCTTCAGGAAGAACTGGGCCTGACGGTGCTGTTCATCGCGCACGACCTCGCGGTGGTGGAGTACATCTGCGACCGCATCATCGTGATGTACCTGGGCCGCGTGATGGAAATCGCGCCCAGCCGCGAGCTGAACAACAATCCCAAGCACCCCTACACCGAAGCGCTGCTCTCGGCCGCGCCCGTGCCTGACCCCACCGTCAAGCGCCAACGCATCATTCTGGAAGGCGACATCCCCAGCCCGATCAATCCGCCCAGTGGCTGCGTGTTCCGGACGAGGTGCCGCTACGCGATCGACGACTGCGCCAAGATCGTGCCCGAACTGCGCGAGGTGGGGCCGGGGCACTTCAAGGCGTGCATCCGGGACGACATCCTCTAG
- a CDS encoding DUF4139 domain-containing protein yields MKQLLTAALAAALGTASAADLRIYPSFAEVREPVRATGTTLTVTLPEAAWAGLIPGTLDLDGLPFTSAVQRQEPNWLASLEGKTVFLKREGESTQPVTLIRARDLLVRDAQGRYLTARYEDLSFDVAPPVNPLSPTQTLTFTLPQAGAGTLAYLTRGVTWAPRYTLRASNQGAQLSALADIRNGTDLAYDVKATELYAGDVEVRGQPVPFPQAAFRNEAADTAGAVAAAPTINSQGELRGLYRYALSAPFTLPANSVVTLPFLTPKLTGFERYAGLNTYFTPQNTSGTLSRFYRLKADERLPGGLITVREEGRLVGQTSIPETAQGAQIEFSLGNDPDVRYTRAVQTVSSERNAQGNPVKTTYRVTYTFESSKDRAVRAEVTEIVGGRRIVIDSAPARQNQARAELRVDVPAGGKATRSFTVVVDNS; encoded by the coding sequence ATGAAACAGCTTCTGACAGCGGCACTTGCGGCAGCACTCGGCACGGCCTCGGCGGCGGACCTCCGCATCTACCCCAGCTTTGCGGAGGTGCGCGAGCCGGTGCGGGCGACGGGCACTACGCTCACGGTCACGCTGCCGGAGGCGGCCTGGGCCGGGCTGATTCCGGGCACGCTGGACCTCGACGGGCTGCCCTTCACCTCGGCGGTGCAGCGGCAGGAGCCGAACTGGCTGGCCTCACTGGAGGGAAAGACGGTGTTCCTCAAGCGTGAGGGCGAGTCGACCCAGCCCGTCACCCTGATCCGGGCGCGGGACCTGCTGGTGCGCGACGCGCAGGGGCGTTACCTGACCGCCCGCTACGAGGACCTCAGCTTCGATGTGGCGCCGCCCGTCAATCCGCTGTCGCCCACCCAGACGTTGACCTTTACGCTGCCGCAGGCGGGCGCGGGGACATTGGCGTACCTGACGCGGGGGGTGACCTGGGCGCCGCGCTACACCCTGCGGGCCAGCAACCAGGGCGCCCAGCTCTCGGCGCTGGCGGACATCCGCAACGGCACCGACCTCGCCTATGACGTGAAGGCGACCGAGCTGTACGCCGGGGACGTGGAGGTGCGCGGGCAGCCGGTGCCCTTTCCCCAGGCCGCGTTCCGCAACGAGGCGGCCGATACGGCGGGAGCGGTGGCAGCGGCCCCCACCATCAACTCCCAGGGCGAACTGCGCGGCCTGTACCGCTACGCCCTCTCCGCGCCCTTTACCCTGCCTGCCAACAGCGTGGTGACGCTGCCCTTCCTGACGCCCAAGCTGACGGGATTCGAGCGCTACGCGGGCCTGAACACCTACTTCACCCCGCAGAACACGTCGGGCACGCTGAGCCGCTTCTACCGCCTCAAGGCCGACGAGCGCCTGCCCGGCGGATTGATCACCGTGCGCGAGGAAGGCCGCCTGGTGGGCCAGACCAGCATCCCCGAGACGGCGCAGGGTGCCCAGATCGAGTTCAGCCTGGGCAACGACCCCGACGTGCGCTATACGCGGGCGGTGCAGACGGTGAGCAGCGAACGCAACGCGCAGGGCAACCCGGTCAAGACGACCTACCGGGTCACCTACACCTTCGAGAGCAGCAAGGACCGGGCCGTGCGGGCCGAGGTCACCGAGATCGTGGGCGGCCGCCGCATCGTGATCGACTCCGCGCCCGCCCGCCAGAACCAGGCCCGCGCCGAGCTGCGGGTGGACGTGCCCGCCGGGGGCAAGGCGACGCGGAGCTTCACGGTGGTGGTGGACAACAGCTAG
- the metH gene encoding methionine synthase — protein MADTQGIHAHARERILVLDGAWGTMLQRAELTEGDFRWPEADPLRMYRGNFDLLQLTRPDVIRDVHRAYFEAGADIASTNTFNSTSISQADYGTEHLVRAMNEVGARLAREVADEFTAHDGRPRWVAGSVGPTNRTATLSPDVERPEFRNITFDDLVAAYTEQVEGLLAGGADLILIETVFDTLNAKAALFACEEVFARAGKTFPIMLSGTITDASGRTLSGQTPEAFAVSTEHANLFSLGLNCALGADLLRPHLRAIAANTEALVSVHPNAGLPNAFGEYDETPEHTASVLRSFAEEGLVNIVGGCCGTTPGHIRAMVEAVSGLPPRTAPKLPPYLRLSGLEAFTVTPETNFVNVGERTNVTGSPKFAKAILAGDYDAGLKIARQQVQNGAQLVDVNFDEGMLDGEAAMVKFVNLLAGEPDISRVPLMLDSSRWEVLEAGLKRVQGKAVVNSISLKDGPEKFLERARLLRRYGAAAVVMAFDEEGQADNLERRVEITSRAYRLLTEEAGFPPQDIIFDPNVLTVATGLEEHDRYALDFIEATRWIKANLPGALVSGGISNVSFSFRGNNHVREAMHAVFLYHGVRAGLDMGIVNAGMLAVYDDIEPELREAVEDVILARRPDATERLIQLAESYKDVKREATAQSAWRELPVAERLKHALVQGMTDHVTEDAEEAYRLLGSPLAVIEGPLMDGMNVVGDLFGAGKMFLPQVVKSARVMKRAVAHLTPYLEAEQTGSSGKGKVLLATVKGDVHDIGKNIVGVVLACNGYQVTDLGVMVPTEKILDTARELGADVIGLSGLITPSLDEMVNVAREMTRRGLKTPLLIGGATTSRAHTAVKIDPAYDGTVVHVLDASRAVGVVGDLLSDPSAVQERTRAEYEALRERHGERQVRLIPLNEAHERAPRLSPAAVPTPHVLGRTVIEQPIAELLDYIDWTPFFIAWEMKGIYPNILTDPLRGVEARGLFDDAQALLKRVMEEGLMTARGVIGLWPAHRQGDDIVVETPGRPTGGRRQGSTSRPLDLSTTTLHTLRQQRDQATPNTALADFVALRGDHIGAFAVAIHGAEELARDYERQHDDYMSILTKAVADRLAEAFAEKLHRDVRTHYWGYAPEETLSNDDLIRERYVGIRPAPGYPAQPDHTEKRTIFGLLNAEEIGLSLTESCAMSPAAAVSGLYFAHPEARYFAVGRIGRDQVGDYAGRKGWTVEEAERWLGPILAYDAGKSRSREVEKSSETPSRPLDALTPRPSAGGVQ, from the coding sequence ATGGCAGATACACAGGGCATTCACGCGCACGCGCGGGAACGAATTCTGGTGCTGGACGGCGCCTGGGGCACCATGCTCCAGCGGGCGGAGCTGACGGAGGGCGACTTTCGCTGGCCGGAAGCGGACCCCCTGCGGATGTACCGGGGCAACTTCGACCTGCTGCAACTCACCCGGCCCGACGTGATTCGGGATGTTCACCGCGCGTACTTCGAGGCGGGCGCGGACATCGCCTCCACGAACACCTTCAACTCCACGTCGATTTCACAGGCCGACTACGGCACCGAACATCTGGTACGTGCCATGAACGAGGTGGGCGCCCGGCTCGCCCGCGAGGTCGCCGACGAGTTCACGGCCCACGACGGTCGCCCCCGTTGGGTCGCCGGGTCGGTCGGCCCCACCAACCGCACGGCCACCCTCTCCCCCGACGTGGAGCGGCCCGAGTTCCGCAACATCACCTTCGACGATCTGGTCGCCGCGTACACGGAACAGGTGGAGGGGCTGTTGGCGGGCGGCGCGGACCTCATCCTGATCGAGACCGTCTTCGACACCCTGAACGCGAAGGCGGCCCTCTTCGCGTGCGAGGAGGTGTTCGCCAGGGCTGGAAAGACCTTCCCCATCATGCTGTCGGGGACGATCACGGACGCTTCCGGGCGCACGCTCAGCGGGCAGACGCCGGAAGCGTTCGCGGTCAGCACCGAGCACGCGAACCTCTTCAGCCTGGGGCTGAACTGTGCGCTGGGCGCGGACCTCCTGCGGCCCCACCTGCGGGCCATCGCGGCGAACACGGAAGCACTCGTCTCCGTCCACCCCAACGCGGGATTGCCCAACGCCTTCGGGGAGTACGACGAGACGCCCGAGCACACGGCCTCCGTGCTGCGTTCCTTCGCGGAAGAGGGGCTGGTCAACATCGTGGGCGGGTGCTGCGGGACGACACCGGGGCACATTCGCGCGATGGTGGAGGCTGTCTCCGGTCTGCCTCCCCGCACCGCCCCAAAGCTCCCGCCTTACCTTCGCCTGAGCGGGCTGGAAGCGTTCACCGTCACCCCCGAGACCAATTTCGTGAACGTGGGCGAGCGGACGAACGTGACGGGGAGCCCCAAGTTCGCCAAGGCGATTCTCGCGGGCGACTACGACGCGGGCCTCAAGATCGCGCGGCAGCAGGTCCAGAACGGAGCGCAGCTCGTGGATGTAAATTTCGACGAGGGGATGCTCGACGGCGAGGCGGCGATGGTGAAGTTCGTCAACCTCCTCGCGGGCGAGCCGGACATTTCCCGCGTGCCGCTGATGCTCGATTCCTCGCGCTGGGAGGTGTTGGAGGCGGGCCTCAAGCGCGTGCAGGGCAAGGCGGTCGTGAACTCGATCAGCCTCAAGGACGGGCCGGAGAAGTTTCTGGAACGCGCCCGGCTGCTGCGCCGGTACGGGGCCGCCGCCGTCGTCATGGCCTTCGACGAGGAGGGGCAGGCGGACAACCTGGAGCGGCGTGTCGAGATCACCTCCCGCGCCTACAGGCTGCTGACCGAGGAGGCGGGCTTCCCCCCGCAGGACATCATCTTCGACCCCAACGTGCTGACGGTGGCGACGGGGCTGGAGGAGCACGACCGTTACGCGCTGGACTTCATCGAGGCGACGCGCTGGATCAAGGCGAACCTGCCGGGGGCGCTCGTGTCGGGCGGCATCTCCAACGTGTCCTTTTCCTTCCGGGGCAACAACCACGTCCGGGAGGCGATGCACGCCGTCTTCCTGTACCACGGGGTCCGGGCGGGCCTCGACATGGGCATCGTGAACGCCGGGATGCTCGCCGTGTACGACGACATCGAGCCGGAATTGCGTGAGGCGGTGGAGGACGTGATTCTGGCGCGGAGGCCGGACGCGACCGAGCGGCTGATTCAGCTTGCCGAGAGCTACAAGGACGTGAAGCGCGAGGCCACAGCCCAGAGCGCCTGGCGCGAACTCCCGGTCGCTGAGCGGCTGAAACACGCCCTCGTCCAGGGCATGACCGACCACGTGACGGAGGACGCCGAGGAGGCTTACCGTCTGCTCGGCTCCCCCCTCGCCGTGATCGAGGGGCCGCTGATGGACGGCATGAACGTGGTGGGCGACCTCTTCGGGGCCGGGAAGATGTTCCTGCCGCAGGTGGTCAAGTCCGCCCGCGTGATGAAACGCGCCGTCGCCCACCTCACCCCGTATCTGGAGGCCGAGCAGACCGGGAGCAGCGGCAAGGGCAAGGTCCTCCTCGCCACCGTGAAGGGCGACGTTCACGACATCGGCAAGAACATCGTGGGGGTGGTGCTCGCCTGCAACGGGTATCAGGTGACCGACCTCGGCGTGATGGTGCCCACCGAGAAGATTCTGGACACGGCGCGGGAGCTGGGGGCGGACGTGATCGGGCTGAGCGGCCTGATCACCCCCAGCCTCGACGAGATGGTGAATGTGGCGCGGGAGATGACGCGGCGGGGGCTGAAGACGCCGCTCCTGATCGGCGGGGCGACGACCAGCCGCGCCCACACGGCGGTCAAGATCGACCCGGCCTACGACGGCACGGTCGTCCACGTCCTCGACGCCAGCCGCGCGGTCGGCGTGGTGGGCGACCTGCTGAGCGACCCGAGCGCCGTGCAAGAGCGCACCCGCGCCGAGTACGAGGCCTTGCGCGAACGGCACGGGGAGCGGCAGGTGCGGCTGATCCCTCTGAACGAGGCGCACGAGCGTGCCCCCCGCCTCTCCCCCGCCGCCGTCCCCACGCCGCACGTCCTGGGGCGGACGGTCATCGAACAGCCCATCGCGGAACTCCTCGACTACATCGACTGGACGCCTTTTTTCATCGCCTGGGAGATGAAGGGCATCTACCCGAACATCCTCACCGACCCCCTGCGCGGCGTGGAGGCACGGGGGCTCTTTGACGATGCGCAGGCGCTTTTGAAGCGGGTCATGGAGGAAGGGTTGATGACGGCCCGCGGCGTCATTGGCCTCTGGCCCGCCCACCGTCAGGGGGACGACATCGTGGTGGAGACGCCGGGACGTCCAACAGGGGGGCGCCGCCAGGGCTCGACCTCTCGACCCCTGGACCTCTCGACCACCACCCTCCACACCCTGCGCCAGCAGCGCGACCAGGCGACGCCGAACACGGCGCTGGCCGACTTCGTGGCGCTCAGAGGCGACCACATCGGCGCCTTCGCGGTCGCCATCCACGGAGCCGAAGAACTCGCCCGCGACTACGAGAGGCAACACGACGATTACATGAGCATCCTGACCAAGGCGGTCGCGGACCGGCTGGCCGAGGCGTTCGCCGAGAAGCTGCACCGCGACGTGCGGACCCATTACTGGGGCTACGCGCCCGAGGAGACGCTGAGCAACGACGACCTCATCCGGGAGCGCTACGTCGGCATCCGCCCCGCGCCGGGCTACCCCGCCCAGCCCGACCACACCGAGAAGCGGACCATCTTCGGCCTCCTGAACGCTGAGGAAATCGGCCTCTCGCTCACCGAGTCCTGCGCCATGTCCCCCGCCGCCGCCGTCTCCGGCCTGTACTTCGCCCACCCCGAGGCGCGGTACTTCGCCGTGGGCCGCATCGGGCGCGACCAGGTGGGGGACTACGCGGGGCGCAAGGGCTGGACGGTCGAGGAGGCGGAGCGGTGGTTGGGACCGATTCTGGCGTATGACGCGGGGAAGTCGAGAAGTCGAGAGGTCGAGAAGTCGAGCGAGACCCCCTCTCGACCGCTCGACGCCTTGACCCCTCGACCCTCTGCCGGAGGCGTGCAATGA